In Chloracidobacterium sp., the genomic window AAAAGCCAAAAACGAAAGTGACAAGAGCATAACCGAAGTGGAAACGGACCAAGACGGTTTGTTTGAAATCAAAGGGGCTCGCAAGGGCAAATATAATCTAGTTGTTTCCTATCCAAACGCGGTTACCTTGTACGTTCCGATAAGCCTTAGCAAAAGCGG contains:
- a CDS encoding carboxypeptidase regulatory-like domain-containing protein — translated: MAFVGAENRIKGAKINLKAKNESDKSITEVETDQDGLFEIKGARKGKYNLVVSYPNAVTLYVPISLSKSGNDKYLHITLGAIIGETCGGGDVELVDESK